The stretch of DNA CCGGCATTGGTCTTGTTCGGCATTTTCGCGGTCATTCCGCTTTTTGGCGTGGTGATTCTTTCGTTTATGAATTGGGACGGTTTGGGGGCTGTGACTTTCAACGGATTGGGCAACTGGAAACGCATGCTGGCCGATCCGTTGGTGTTCAGCGGTCTGAAACTCACGATTATCCTGACGGTGGTCAGCTGGGTGCTCCAGACGATTCTGTCGGTGCTTTTAGGCGTGTTCATGGCTGGAAAACAACATTATCGTTCCTTCCTTGCCGTATTCTATTTCCTGCCTCTGCTGTTCAGCTCGACGGCGGTCGCGATTTCGTTCAAAAACCTGCTCGATCCGCAATACGGCATCGGCAAGGCCTTCGGGTGGCCATGGCTTCAGCAGAATTTCCTGGGTAACCCCAAAACCGCGCTGTGGGTGCTGATCCTGGTCGTCTCGTGGTGCTTCATTCCGTTGCACTCGCTGCTCTATCAGGGTGCGGTCCG from Bifidobacterium sp. ESL0800 encodes:
- a CDS encoding sugar ABC transporter permease, whose product is MGRKKILEDGDTARSTGKTKHRSGVRVGPSMWYAVPALVLFGIFAVIPLFGVVILSFMNWDGLGAVTFNGLGNWKRMLADPLVFSGLKLTIILTVVSWVLQTILSVLLGVFMAGKQHYRSFLAVFYFLPLLFSSTAVAISFKNLLDPQYGIGKAFGWPWLQQNFLGNPKTALWVLILVVSWCFIPLHSLLYQGAVRQIPASLYEAAEIDGAGTLRQFFNITLPQLKYTFATDSTLMIVGSLTYFDLVYVMTGGGPANSTRILPLDMYIRGFSSYDMGGASVVGVIILVLGIVISQLLNKISGSDKMESQMEGV